GAGACAGGTGTGGAGGCGACCCAGGAAGCGTTTCGCACTCGCTTTGTGGAGTCAGGACGGGTCTTCGCTGGCTCGGCCAACTACTTCGTACAGGCTGCACCGGTGGAGCACGAGATTACGGATAAAGACGACGCCTACCAGCTGGTCGACAAGGCCTCCCTCTTCGTCGACGAATGTCAGATGGCTTACAGTCGAATGTAAGCGGTCGCTTCCCTCAGAAGGAGGCGGCCTTTCTGATGACTACTCCTCTCGCCTTTTGTTCTGAGAACGGCTGAAGCCAATTTGATACCGCTCCGAGACGAGTACCAAAAGTGTCCCGACAATCATCCCGATGAGAAATCCATACGGCAGCCCAACCGCTATCAACCCTACTAACAGAGCGATTGAGAAGTGAGCCCTTGGATAGACGATGTCTCCTATTAACCTCATCAGGGTCAATCCTTCAAAAAATAAGATAACCCCTAAAATAGGAAGGGGAAAGATCGTGATGATCCCGTTAAAACTGCCACTAAAGAAAAGCCCCAACAATAGATACATGGAGCCGTTAATAATAACGGAGCCTCCCGTCCGCCCTCCGAACGCATAATGCCCAGCCATGCTACATGCGCCGGGAGAACGGCGCCTGCATTTACCATTTGTGTATAATCAACTCTTATTAACTTTTATGGGTTTTTCCGGGTTATTTTTCCGCGAATTTCCGCATTTCTCACTTTTTTCGGCGTTCCAAAGGCGTCAGCGGGTGGCTGACGGGGCTTACTTGGTAGAGGGTCAGTCTGCGCAGACGACCTGGAACGGCGTCTCGCTGAGGAGTTCGCCCATGCGGTCGACGGTGTCCTTTCTCTCGGGTGATGAGGCCTTGGTGCAGTAGAGGAACCATCGGGCTCCAGGAGGGCCCTTGCCGAGGTATGACTCGGGCGCGCTCACCACCTGGGCGATGACCTCAGGCGAGATTATCCCACCCATGGCCAGGCCCGTAAGGGCCGTGACCCTCTCTGGGCGGTGGACGCTCAGCTCGTCCATGGCCTTGCCCACCGCCTCCATCCCCACCACCACCACAACGTGGGTGGCGAAGGGAGGAATCACAGGCTCGTTGTCGGCTGGCGCCTTGAAGGGCCTGCGGCGGGCGCCGCAGCACTCAAGCACGAATAGGTCGGCCAGCCCCGCCTCGTGGAGACCCTCCAGGGTTTCTACAGGCACCCCGAGCATTTTGTCTCGGCGCTCTTCCGTCCCGAAGAGGACGACTTGGCCGGTGGCGGCGAAGGTTTCCCTCAGGTGGGACTCGAGGTCGGAAATCTCTTCTGCGACCACCACGGCTCGGTCGGGGGCGGGGGAGACCATCTGGGCGGTGACGGTGCTTGAGCAGAGGGTCTTCCATCCCCGCTCCGCCGCCTCGCCGGCCAGACGGTAAAGCAAGGTCGTCTTGCCCCCGCTGCCGCAGATGGCCACGACGCTGCCGAGGGTGACGCCGAAGCGGTCTATCAGGCTAGCAGCGCCTCCCATTAGGAGTTCCGGCCCCCCGCGTGGGGCAAATCCCCGGCTCCCTCAAGGGTGCGAGCGAGGATATTGGCCTCTTGCAGATCGTCCATTCGGTTGATGTTGAAGAAGCTTCGCCACTCGGGGTCGAGGTCGGTGAGCTCGGCGCCCTCTACCATTCGTACATTTATCCGCGAAACGAGGTCGGCCAGCTTCAGCTGCCCGGCGGCGATGCCCTCTTCGATGGCCGGCAGGCAGCGCTTCGTGTAGACGGAGTGAAGGGGTTGAAGGCCGTCGGGACTCTTGGGGACTACCGCATCGGCACCGGAGGCCAACTCTGCCAGGTAGCGGATGAGCCGAGGGTTTAAGAAGGGCATATCGCAGGCGCAGAGGAAACAGGCCTCGCCTGAGGAGTATGACAGCGCGGCGTGGAGGCCTCCCAGAGAGTCGTTGCCCGGCAACAGGTCTGTGTGGATGGGGAAGCCGAGGTGAGCGTAGGGCTCGGGCCGGGTGGTGACGATGAAAACCTCATCAAAGAGGCCCCGAAGGACCTTCAGGGCCCGCTCGATGATGGGGATTCCGCCCACCTCTACAAAGGCCTTGTTAAGGCCCATCCTTTTTGACTCACCTCCCGCCAAAATCGCCCCGGTCACTGAGAAGTCCCCCTTCCGGCATCACCGAGGGGTAAGGATCCGGCTTATGCCGTTGCTCCAGAGGCCCACTCCTTCGTGACCCAGGTGTAAGCCGCTATTGTCCCGGGCAGGCCAAGGGTGGGCAGAGCGAGGGCAACAACGTGCTCTACGTCGGCCGGGTCGAGGCCATCGGAACGGGCCTTCCTGACCTGGCCTCGCGCGCCCCCTTCGAGCTGGGCCCCAACGGCAATGGCCAACTTGACCAAGCGCCGGGTCTTGTCGTCCAGAGGACCGGCCCGGTGGCAAGCGTCTCCAAGACCTTCGTATTGGCTCCAAATTTCCGGGTACTTCTCACTGAACTCCTGAAGCGCAGGTGGGATACCGCTTGCTTTGCTTGATGACATAGGTCGCCTCCTTCTTGTCGAAAGAAATCAGCCTCACCTTGGCCAATGGGTAGGGGAAGAGACGTAGCACTCCTGGGTGTTGATCGTAGGAGCTCCAACCCCTCCTGATTGGCTATTATACCCCAAGTCTGGGGCATTGACCGCGGAATCAAGGCGCAAGAAGTCGTCGAAGCGGACCTGAAGCCGACTCTCCCATCTATTGCCTTAATTCTTCATTTAAAAAAGAGGTTACGCCTTGACTAAAGTCAAGGTTCCAGTTGGACGGGGAGCCTAGATTGAAAGGTGGAGGATGCATGAAGGCATCCAAGACCACACTAAAGGCTCCACGATGACTTTTCCCTATTTGATTGTCCAATGTCGCACGAGGAACAATCGTTGCACAAATCGCTCGACCATAGAGCGGTTCCGAGCCCCCAAAGAAGGGAGGGTAGCTGCTTATGGCTGAAAAACGCTACGCGATGGTGATCGACCTCAACCGTTGCATCGGCTGCCACGCCTGTTCGGTAGCCTGCAAGGCTGAGTTCGACGTCCCAGTGGGGGTCTGGCGGAGCTGGGTCACCTACGGTGAGAGAGGGACATACCCCGACGCAGTCCTCTCTTTCCTCCCGCGGCTCTGCAACCACTGCGAAGATGCCCCCTGCATTCCCGTTTGCCCCACTGGGGCTACCTACCAGCGCGACGACGGGGTGGTGGTCATCAAGGAGGAGCGGTGTATAGGCTGCGGCTACTGTGTCGAGGCTTGCCCGTACGAGATGAGGTTTCTCCACCCAGAGACGAAGGTCGCCTCGAAGTGCGACTTCTGTGTCCATCGAGTCGATCAGGGGCTCGAGCCTGCCTGCGTGCAGACCTGTCTCGGTACAGCCCGCATCTTCGGTGACATGAACGACCCCAACAGCGAGGTGTCACAGATCCTGAAGAAGGAGAAGGTCCACCAGATACGGCCCGACTTTGGGACCGATCCGAGGGTCTTCTACGTTGACCCTGACCCCACATTGCTGGACGTCTTCAAGCGTACAGCGCCCCAAGAGGAGGTGGTATAGCCGTGAAACCAACAATCGTCTACGAGGTGTTTCACCCCATCTCCTGGGGGATTGAGATCGTAGCGGACTTCTTCCTCGTAGGGCTGGCGGTCGGCGCCTTCCTCCTGTCTGCGGGCATCAAACTCTACTACGGACCGAACAGAGTTCTGCCGGAGGAGTATAGGAAAATCTGCAGGATCGGAGCCTACATCGCCCTCGTCGGATTGGTCTTGGGCAGCGCCTTCCTCATAGGCCACCTGGGCCGTCCCGAGCGTTTCTTCACGCTATTTTACCGCTTCCAGGTCACCTCGGTGCTCGCGTGGGGCGCGTGGATTAAGCTCGGCTTCACCATCTTCGCGCTCTGGTATGCGCTGCTCTGGTGGCGCGACCGCCCAGGGGAGGCCCGGAAGCGTCTGGTGGTCGGCGTGGTCGGCTCGGTCTTTGCCTTAGCCCTGGGGATGTACCACGGGATCCTCAGGACGGTGCTGAAAGCCAGCGCGCTTTGGAACGCCGGTCCCACAACGGTGGTCTCCATTCTGGGGTTCGTCCTTACGGGCATCGCCGCCGTGACCCTGGTCATCGCCTTGCGCCGGCGGGGCGATGTGGCGCTCAAGGCCATCCTTGCCGTTCGGTGGATCTTCGGCCTGGCCATCATCGCCCAGCTCTTTACCGTGCTGTTGTGGCTATTTACCCTCTATACGGGGCCCCATGACGCCAAAGCTGCAGCCCAGGTCCTGATGGACCGCTTCCCGCTTCTGCTTTGGGGCGGGGCCATCGGGTTGGGCCTAATCCTGCCGCTGGCCCTCGGCCTCTACGCCATCGTCCATGAGCGCAAGGATCCACGGCTAAGCGTGGCCATCCCGGCGGTGGCCGCGGCGCTCGTGCTCGTCGGTGGGTTCATCCTCCGCTACGTCATCGTCGTAGCCGGGCAATTGAGCTAGAGAAAGGAGGTAAAGGACAATGCGACTCTCTAGACGTGATTTCCTCCGGCTCGGGATGGCAACGGCGGGGATGGCCGCAGTACCCGTGAATCCCGCCTTCTTGCTGGCGGCCGATGCTCCCGCCCCGGTGACGGGTGTCTCGTCCCACACGGGCCGCAAGCTCAAGGCCGTCCCGAGCGCATGCTGGCAGTGCGTATGTCGTTCCTCCATCGTCGGCTATGTCGAGAACGGCCGCCTGCTCAAAGTCGACGGCAACCCCAACTCCCAGCGCACCCGGGGCCGCATCTGCGCCAAGGGCCAAGCCGCCCCGAATTTCCTCTACGACCCCGACCGGATCCTCTACCCCATGAGGCGGGTCGGCCCGAGGGGCTCAGGAAAGTGGAAGCGTATCAGCTGGGATGAGGCCCTGGACGAAATCGCCGGGCGGCTGAAGAAGCTGCGCGACGAGGGCCATCCGGAGCGCTTCATGTTCCACTACGGCCGGATGAAGGCCTCTAGCTCGACAATAATCAAGAGCTACTTCCTGCCGGCCTACGGCACCAAGACCATCGGAAATCACACATCCATATGCGAGGGGGGCAAGTGG
This DNA window, taken from Nitrospinota bacterium, encodes the following:
- a CDS encoding molybdenum cofactor guanylyltransferase → MGLNKAFVEVGGIPIIERALKVLRGLFDEVFIVTTRPEPYAHLGFPIHTDLLPGNDSLGGLHAALSYSSGEACFLCACDMPFLNPRLIRYLAELASGADAVVPKSPDGLQPLHSVYTKRCLPAIEEGIAAGQLKLADLVSRINVRMVEGAELTDLDPEWRSFFNINRMDDLQEANILARTLEGAGDLPHAGGRNS
- a CDS encoding putative sulfate/molybdate transporter, yielding MAGHYAFGGRTGGSVIINGSMYLLLGLFFSGSFNGIITIFPLPILGVILFFEGLTLMRLIGDIVYPRAHFSIALLVGLIAVGLPYGFLIGMIVGTLLVLVSERYQIGFSRSQNKRREE
- the yqeC gene encoding putative selenium-dependent hydroxylase accessory protein YqeC, with amino-acid sequence MGGAASLIDRFGVTLGSVVAICGSGGKTTLLYRLAGEAAERGWKTLCSSTVTAQMVSPAPDRAVVVAEEISDLESHLRETFAATGQVVLFGTEERRDKMLGVPVETLEGLHEAGLADLFVLECCGARRRPFKAPADNEPVIPPFATHVVVVVGMEAVGKAMDELSVHRPERVTALTGLAMGGIISPEVIAQVVSAPESYLGKGPPGARWFLYCTKASSPERKDTVDRMGELLSETPFQVVCAD
- a CDS encoding carboxymuconolactone decarboxylase family protein codes for the protein MSSSKASGIPPALQEFSEKYPEIWSQYEGLGDACHRAGPLDDKTRRLVKLAIAVGAQLEGGARGQVRKARSDGLDPADVEHVVALALPTLGLPGTIAAYTWVTKEWASGATA
- a CDS encoding 4Fe-4S dicluster domain-containing protein; its protein translation is MAEKRYAMVIDLNRCIGCHACSVACKAEFDVPVGVWRSWVTYGERGTYPDAVLSFLPRLCNHCEDAPCIPVCPTGATYQRDDGVVVIKEERCIGCGYCVEACPYEMRFLHPETKVASKCDFCVHRVDQGLEPACVQTCLGTARIFGDMNDPNSEVSQILKKEKVHQIRPDFGTDPRVFYVDPDPTLLDVFKRTAPQEEVV
- the nrfD gene encoding polysulfide reductase NrfD, which translates into the protein MKPTIVYEVFHPISWGIEIVADFFLVGLAVGAFLLSAGIKLYYGPNRVLPEEYRKICRIGAYIALVGLVLGSAFLIGHLGRPERFFTLFYRFQVTSVLAWGAWIKLGFTIFALWYALLWWRDRPGEARKRLVVGVVGSVFALALGMYHGILRTVLKASALWNAGPTTVVSILGFVLTGIAAVTLVIALRRRGDVALKAILAVRWIFGLAIIAQLFTVLLWLFTLYTGPHDAKAAAQVLMDRFPLLLWGGAIGLGLILPLALGLYAIVHERKDPRLSVAIPAVAAALVLVGGFILRYVIVVAGQLS